The Shewanella sp. MTB7 genome includes a window with the following:
- the dgcN gene encoding N-acetyltransferase DgcN, with amino-acid sequence MIKAPYLLFIGDATDKLSIKMAQGAVDWSPEQCLGELSVTGCTVTTGLPQMTIAQAATMGAKSFVLGFANSGGVLDAKWHEVIKQALEQGLDIVSGLHEKLANIEVLAQLADNLGRQLIDIRHPQQSFKTGTGEKRNGKRLLTVGTDCSVGKMYTSLALEKEMRAQQLDVDFRATGQCGILIKGQGVAIDCVVSDFISGATESLSPDNRSEHWDIIEGQGSLSHPAFAGVSLGLLHGSQPDAIVICHALNRSHMRGLPNSQFPSIADTINLNLQAARLTNPNVYVAGIAINTSSVTIDKGQEICRAIGQEFGLACADPLRDGVASIVNHLQQPPPKVTTANDGSLKNHPAEITDMAKRA; translated from the coding sequence ATGATAAAAGCTCCCTATCTCCTCTTTATCGGCGATGCAACAGACAAACTATCGATCAAAATGGCACAAGGCGCTGTCGACTGGAGTCCAGAGCAGTGCTTAGGCGAACTCAGCGTTACAGGCTGCACCGTCACAACCGGCCTACCACAAATGACCATAGCTCAAGCTGCAACAATGGGGGCTAAATCGTTTGTGTTAGGCTTTGCCAATAGCGGTGGCGTACTCGACGCCAAATGGCACGAAGTGATTAAGCAGGCACTCGAACAAGGGTTAGATATTGTCAGTGGATTACATGAAAAGTTAGCCAATATTGAAGTATTAGCTCAACTTGCAGATAACTTAGGCAGGCAACTTATCGATATCCGCCACCCCCAGCAATCATTTAAAACTGGCACTGGCGAAAAACGCAATGGTAAACGCTTACTTACCGTGGGAACGGACTGCTCAGTAGGAAAGATGTACACCTCTCTTGCCTTAGAAAAAGAGATGAGAGCCCAACAACTTGATGTTGACTTTAGGGCCACGGGTCAATGCGGGATCCTGATAAAAGGTCAGGGAGTGGCTATCGACTGTGTCGTATCTGACTTTATCTCTGGTGCAACGGAATCATTATCCCCCGATAACAGGAGTGAACATTGGGATATTATTGAGGGACAAGGCTCGCTATCACACCCTGCATTTGCCGGTGTCAGCTTAGGCTTACTCCATGGATCACAGCCCGATGCAATCGTAATTTGTCATGCCCTTAATCGCAGCCATATGCGTGGACTGCCTAATAGTCAGTTCCCCTCAATAGCTGACACCATCAACTTAAACTTACAGGCCGCTAGGCTCACTAACCCCAATGTTTATGTCGCTGGTATCGCAATAAACACCTCAAGTGTCACTATCGATAAGGGGCAAGAGATCTGCCGTGCTATCGGCCAAGAGTTCGGCTTAGCCTGCGCTGATCCTCTGCGTGATGGTGTTGCAAGTATCGTTAATCATTTACAACAACCCCCACCTAAGGTAACGACGGCTAATGATGGCTCGCTGAAAAATCACCCAGCAGAAATAACAGACATGGCGAAAAGAGCATGA
- a CDS encoding Na+/H+ antiporter NhaC family protein translates to MMRKNQTTALFMLIFGLLAGIFCHHYIDKQWLERAVSYELYSNLDDQLAYKFKGKEILVGELTPYQLSPLSQENLDKLEAEPSIEQQWVQDSQGSIRLLKPAFHFGIWSLLPAFITVCLCLLTREPLVSLLTGIIVGAFMLGQFDVVDKVLIPNLASEGTASLLLLYLWLLGGLLGIWTKTGAAQAFADYMAKHFVKGPKSAKLVTWFLGVLFFQGGTMSTVLVGTTVRPLADKAKVSHEEMSYIVDSTASPIAAVLAFNAWPAYVQALIFVPGVTFLATESDRLSFFFSSIPFSFYGIFAVIGTLLLSLNITKFSGKRIQQAHQRAATTGELDAPGARPLSAKELQAVAVPANYRPNMLEFVVPLVCLIGIAIGTFVALGSPKVNWAFTAALLLSSGIALFKGMSLNDLIDGFGTGLKGVVLASVILMLAVIIGSISKQIGGGLYLVSLLAEQLPYWLVPLTLQLITMLIAFSTGTSWGTYAIAFPLAMPLAWEISQVQGLANPELYLMVCFATVLNGSIYGDQCSPISDTTVLSAMTTGCDLMDHVKSQIVPASLAAAMAAILWTALVYFFV, encoded by the coding sequence ATGATGAGAAAAAACCAGACAACAGCACTTTTTATGCTGATATTTGGCCTGCTTGCAGGTATTTTTTGCCACCACTATATCGATAAGCAGTGGTTAGAAAGAGCTGTTAGCTATGAACTTTATTCGAACCTCGATGATCAACTCGCTTATAAATTTAAAGGCAAGGAGATACTCGTAGGAGAACTGACTCCCTATCAACTCTCCCCTTTATCCCAAGAAAATCTAGATAAGCTTGAAGCTGAGCCGAGTATTGAACAACAGTGGGTACAGGACTCTCAAGGATCAATACGCCTACTCAAACCTGCATTTCACTTTGGGATCTGGTCGCTACTGCCCGCTTTCATTACGGTCTGTTTATGCTTACTGACCCGTGAACCGCTAGTATCACTATTGACTGGCATCATAGTGGGGGCGTTTATGTTGGGACAATTCGATGTCGTCGATAAAGTCCTCATTCCAAACTTAGCCAGCGAAGGTACGGCGAGCTTATTACTGCTCTATCTGTGGCTACTGGGAGGACTGTTAGGGATCTGGACCAAGACTGGCGCGGCACAAGCCTTTGCTGATTATATGGCCAAGCATTTTGTTAAAGGGCCTAAAAGTGCCAAATTAGTCACTTGGTTTCTTGGAGTGCTCTTTTTTCAAGGTGGTACCATGAGTACCGTGCTTGTTGGCACAACGGTACGACCTTTAGCTGACAAAGCCAAAGTGAGTCACGAAGAGATGAGCTACATTGTTGACTCTACCGCCTCTCCCATCGCCGCAGTGCTCGCTTTTAATGCCTGGCCCGCTTATGTTCAAGCACTCATTTTTGTACCAGGTGTGACCTTTCTTGCGACTGAATCGGATAGGTTGAGTTTCTTTTTTAGCAGCATCCCCTTTAGTTTTTACGGTATTTTTGCCGTCATAGGCACCCTACTACTCAGCTTAAACATCACCAAGTTTTCGGGTAAACGCATTCAACAAGCTCACCAAAGAGCAGCAACAACAGGCGAGCTTGATGCACCTGGCGCTAGGCCTTTGAGCGCCAAAGAGCTACAAGCAGTTGCAGTACCAGCCAATTATCGACCCAATATGCTGGAGTTTGTTGTCCCTCTAGTCTGTCTAATTGGTATCGCGATAGGCACTTTTGTTGCATTAGGCTCACCTAAAGTTAACTGGGCATTCACCGCTGCACTGTTACTTTCTAGCGGTATCGCGTTGTTCAAGGGAATGAGCTTGAACGATCTCATTGATGGCTTTGGCACAGGACTTAAAGGCGTCGTACTCGCTTCAGTGATTTTAATGTTAGCGGTGATCATCGGCAGCATTAGTAAGCAAATTGGTGGCGGTCTGTACCTAGTGTCACTGTTGGCCGAGCAATTACCCTATTGGCTGGTACCATTGACCTTACAGCTGATCACCATGCTCATCGCTTTCTCTACTGGTACCAGTTGGGGAACTTACGCTATCGCATTTCCCCTAGCGATGCCGCTGGCATGGGAAATATCTCAAGTTCAAGGGTTGGCTAACCCAGAGCTTTATTTAATGGTCTGCTTTGCCACAGTATTAAATGGCAGTATCTATGGCGATCAATGCTCCCCAATCTCAGATACTACCGTATTGAGCGCCATGACGACTGGCTGCGATCTTATGGACCATGTAAAATCCCAAATCGTCCCCGCGTCACTTGCGGCCGCGATGGCTGCAATCCTTTGGACTGCTTTGGTGTACTTCTTTGTTTAA
- a CDS encoding LysR family transcriptional regulator, translating into MRLRHIEIFHAIYTTGSITNAAKILHVSQPSVSKVLSHAELQLGFQLFNRVKGRLTPTEEAKILFDDVDKIYQQLRSIKNTANNIKKSEFGSIKIGLTPALGFDSIPAAVANFHRDHPAVNIQLQTIHNESVMHTLLERKCDLAIVFSPDKQPGLNEIELARSELTIVYPKALFPHCPTKLSFAELSKHEFIDIGDSGPLGDLLWTRMLEENVNITPNIRVQTYFIAARIVAQNIGLCVVDKFTALGNLSPNTAMASFDPPLEFSISALHLENSNLSSANKAFLNYLTSVIS; encoded by the coding sequence ATGAGACTGAGACACATAGAGATATTTCACGCCATCTATACCACTGGCTCTATCACCAATGCAGCAAAAATTCTGCATGTGTCTCAACCCTCAGTCAGTAAAGTGCTGTCACACGCCGAGCTGCAGTTGGGGTTTCAGCTCTTCAACCGAGTAAAAGGGCGATTGACGCCCACCGAGGAAGCAAAAATATTGTTCGACGATGTTGATAAGATCTATCAACAATTGAGATCGATTAAAAACACCGCTAACAATATTAAAAAGTCAGAGTTTGGTAGTATCAAAATTGGGCTTACACCAGCACTCGGTTTTGACAGTATTCCAGCCGCTGTGGCCAACTTTCATCGTGACCACCCGGCAGTGAATATTCAGTTGCAGACTATTCACAATGAATCAGTGATGCACACCTTGCTCGAAAGAAAGTGCGATCTTGCCATTGTCTTCTCCCCGGATAAACAACCCGGCCTCAATGAGATAGAGCTGGCGCGTTCAGAACTCACCATCGTTTACCCCAAGGCACTGTTTCCACACTGTCCCACTAAACTGTCCTTCGCAGAGCTGAGCAAACATGAATTTATCGACATTGGGGATAGTGGCCCACTTGGGGATCTACTCTGGACTCGAATGCTTGAAGAAAATGTCAACATAACCCCGAATATTAGAGTTCAAACCTACTTCATTGCAGCCAGAATTGTGGCACAAAATATTGGCCTATGTGTGGTCGATAAATTTACTGCCCTTGGCAATTTATCCCCAAATACAGCAATGGCTTCATTCGACCCACCATTAGAGTTTAGTATCAGTGCGTTACACTTAGAGAACAGCAATTTATCTTCCGCTAACAAAGCGTTTTTAAATTATTTAACCAGTGTAATATCATAG
- a CDS encoding TonB-dependent receptor domain-containing protein, whose amino-acid sequence MNNNKKSYGVGLKLSYLSACLCSALAANALAAEEEDKQTAEKSIERVSVVGSNIKRAVDSGSLPVTTLTEEDIENTMAMSGDDLLRQIPQMGEVNFGASTGNGGVNDARGDVASINLRGLGTGNTLTLLNGRRVVTHPGTQTENFVPVTTVNSNALPISGLRSVEVLRDGAAAIYGSDAVAGVVNYKLKDDYEGHKVSFSYGGSEGTSLREGTVSYLGGVSLNEGKTHLTGSLSYFDREGMMASERDYAKSHDLREYPTLPAGFIGDTQLDNRTTTTPWGEFRSGSLKTFHIQPDSMDGCVQDLGNGICADKGSLSRELRFDRGTTRSLVSDVDRLNFYGYATHELSDSLEFFSEVTYYKANSERTREQAGNLTAQRFTIDENAYYNPFGEDVDVRRYRPIDAGPRMIHVENTSYRILAGFDGNFGDWDWNSAMFYTAAETNDIANRVQASKFQAAVNSTNPDLAYNIFNGGDINNLNAGDGTLNPQGVIDQFMVDVQRDGKTSLASVDFKVSNGQLWSLPSGDIGLAMGVEYRRETFEDIRDPLLNGSNPFIDSVTGEELSGSDVLGSSHTPNSDAARNVASVYAELLIPLLDSYSQYIELQIAGRYEHFSDVGSAAKPKVALYWEPIDWLSIRASYAGGFRAPGLPQVSAEGVPRSNGLYDPILDETYGIIDIRSGSTDLKPEESVNSSIGFVFNPTSNFTFTADYWQIEQKNIVGILPGSSHLLYDSLLRSQGSSNPAVIRDDSTMEVIQINNDYLNLNIRDIEGVDFSFLYSLETDIGEWDFSANVAHLIKFYQDADPISAELIAAQEAGNPAVPADRTVAGAGDLIKENGRPEWRGRAEINWRLDQIGAGVSYNYISDVIDTSTTYTDDNDEVIKLPVDNFETINLYADYRFKGAHFLDNSKLRLGVRNITDEQPPLADELAHGYFGSLHSNRGRYFYMSFSKSF is encoded by the coding sequence ATGAACAATAATAAGAAGAGCTATGGTGTTGGACTGAAATTAAGTTATTTAAGTGCCTGCCTATGCAGTGCATTAGCGGCAAATGCGCTAGCTGCTGAGGAAGAAGATAAACAGACTGCGGAGAAATCGATTGAACGTGTGAGTGTGGTTGGCTCCAACATTAAACGTGCTGTCGACAGTGGCTCACTCCCTGTGACCACACTGACAGAGGAAGATATTGAAAACACAATGGCGATGTCAGGCGATGACCTTTTACGCCAAATTCCGCAGATGGGGGAGGTTAATTTTGGCGCGTCAACTGGTAATGGTGGCGTTAATGATGCCCGCGGAGATGTGGCGTCGATCAACCTTAGGGGGCTAGGGACTGGCAATACCTTAACCTTGCTCAATGGTCGTCGTGTTGTTACTCATCCAGGCACTCAGACCGAAAACTTTGTGCCAGTCACAACGGTTAACTCAAACGCACTTCCTATTTCTGGTTTGCGTTCAGTAGAGGTGTTGCGTGATGGTGCCGCTGCTATTTATGGCTCAGATGCCGTTGCTGGCGTGGTTAACTATAAATTAAAAGATGACTATGAAGGACATAAAGTTTCTTTCTCCTATGGGGGTTCTGAAGGCACCTCTTTGCGGGAAGGAACAGTAAGCTATTTAGGCGGGGTATCACTTAACGAAGGCAAGACCCACCTTACTGGCTCATTAAGTTATTTTGACAGAGAAGGCATGATGGCATCTGAGCGAGATTATGCCAAAAGCCATGATCTACGTGAGTATCCTACACTGCCCGCAGGCTTTATTGGTGATACTCAGCTTGATAACCGTACCACCACAACTCCTTGGGGGGAGTTTAGAAGTGGTTCGTTAAAAACTTTTCACATTCAGCCCGACAGCATGGATGGATGTGTTCAGGATCTAGGCAATGGGATCTGCGCCGATAAAGGCAGCCTATCAAGAGAGTTGCGTTTCGATCGTGGTACCACCCGCTCTTTGGTTTCAGATGTCGATAGACTCAACTTCTATGGTTACGCAACCCATGAGTTAAGTGATTCTCTGGAGTTCTTTTCAGAAGTTACTTATTACAAGGCTAATTCAGAACGAACCCGTGAGCAGGCTGGTAACTTAACGGCTCAGAGATTTACCATCGATGAGAATGCCTACTACAACCCGTTTGGAGAGGATGTGGACGTTCGACGTTATCGTCCGATAGATGCAGGGCCGAGAATGATTCATGTGGAAAATACCAGTTACCGTATTCTGGCAGGTTTTGATGGCAACTTTGGTGACTGGGACTGGAACAGTGCGATGTTCTATACAGCAGCTGAAACTAACGATATTGCTAATCGTGTGCAGGCAAGTAAATTTCAAGCCGCGGTAAACAGTACCAATCCTGATCTTGCTTACAATATCTTTAACGGCGGGGATATCAATAATCTCAATGCAGGGGATGGAACGTTAAACCCTCAAGGGGTGATCGATCAGTTTATGGTTGATGTGCAACGTGACGGGAAAACGAGCTTAGCGTCGGTGGACTTTAAGGTGAGTAACGGTCAACTCTGGAGCTTGCCTTCAGGTGATATAGGGCTTGCGATGGGTGTGGAATACCGCAGAGAAACCTTTGAAGATATTCGTGATCCTCTGTTAAATGGCAGTAACCCTTTTATTGACTCGGTCACCGGCGAAGAACTTTCTGGCAGCGATGTTTTGGGTTCAAGTCATACGCCAAACTCAGATGCCGCAAGAAACGTTGCCTCAGTTTATGCTGAGCTGTTAATCCCGCTATTGGATTCTTATTCACAATACATCGAGTTACAGATAGCTGGACGTTATGAACATTTCTCCGATGTGGGCTCGGCCGCTAAACCTAAAGTAGCGCTTTACTGGGAACCGATTGATTGGTTAAGTATTCGTGCTTCTTATGCTGGTGGATTTAGAGCGCCAGGTCTGCCACAAGTGAGTGCCGAAGGGGTGCCAAGAAGTAATGGACTCTATGATCCTATATTGGATGAGACTTATGGCATCATCGATATTCGCAGCGGCTCCACCGATCTAAAACCAGAAGAGTCGGTGAATAGCTCAATTGGTTTTGTGTTTAACCCAACCAGTAATTTTACCTTTACGGCAGATTACTGGCAGATAGAGCAGAAGAACATTGTCGGTATCTTACCTGGCTCGTCTCATCTGCTCTATGACTCACTACTTCGCAGTCAAGGATCATCAAATCCTGCGGTGATCCGTGATGACAGCACCATGGAAGTGATACAGATCAATAACGATTATTTAAACCTGAACATTCGTGATATTGAAGGTGTTGATTTCAGTTTCCTATATTCACTCGAAACGGATATCGGTGAATGGGATTTCTCAGCTAATGTGGCTCATCTGATTAAGTTTTATCAGGATGCAGACCCCATTTCAGCTGAGCTGATTGCGGCGCAGGAGGCGGGTAATCCAGCGGTTCCTGCTGATAGAACCGTAGCGGGTGCGGGTGACCTAATCAAAGAAAATGGCCGCCCTGAGTGGCGTGGAAGAGCTGAAATTAATTGGCGTTTAGATCAAATCGGTGCAGGGGTAAGTTACAACTATATCAGTGATGTGATTGATACAAGTACCACCTATACCGATGACAATGATGAGGTCATTAAGCTGCCCGTCGACAACTTTGAAACCATTAACCTTTATGCTGATTATCGCTTTAAAGGGGCTCATTTCCTTGATAATAGTAAGCTGCGTTTAGGCGTCAGAAATATCACTGATGAACAGCCACCTTTGGCCGATGAGTTAGCGCATGGTTACTTCGGCAGTTTGCATTCAAACCGTGGTCGATATTTTTA